A genome region from Erigeron canadensis isolate Cc75 chromosome 3, C_canadensis_v1, whole genome shotgun sequence includes the following:
- the LOC122591308 gene encoding auxin transporter-like protein 2 — protein MSGEKQVEESIVSSNLHENGENGGEEKEDHSFSMANLLWHGGSAWDAWFSCSSNQVAQVLLTLPYSFSQLGMASGIVFQIFYGFLGSWTAYLISVLYIEYRSRKEKENVNFKNHVIQWFEVLDGLLGPYWKAIGLAFNCTFLLFGSVIQLIACASNIYYINDNLDKRTWTYIFGACCATTVFIPSFHNYRIWSFLGLFMTTYTAWYMAIAALTHGQVDGVVHSGPTKLVLYFTGATNILYTFGGHAVTVEIMHAMWKPRKFKYIYLLATLYVFTLTLPSSAAVYWAFGDELLNHSNAFSLLPKTRWRDAAVILMLIHQFITFGFACTPLYFVWEKVIGMHDTKSMCLRALVRLPVVIPIWFLAIIFPFFGPINSAVGALLVSFTVYIIPALAHMLTYRTASARKNAAEKPPRFLSSWTVMYVINAFVVIWVLVVGFGFGGWASMTNFIRQVDTFGLFAKCYQCKPAVPPPPKH, from the exons atgtCGGGTGAGAAACAAGTAGAGGAATCAATAGTGTCATCAAATTTGCATGAAAATGGAGAAAAtggaggagaagaaaaagaagatcaTTCTTTCAGTATGGCAAATTTGTTGTGGCATGGAGGCTCTGCTTGGGATGCTTGGTTTAGTTGTTCTTCAAATCAA GTGGCACAAGTGTTGTTAACACTTCCATATTCTTTCTCTCAATTGGGAATGGCATCAGGGATTGTATTTCAGATCTTCTATGGGTTTCTTGGCAGCTGGACTGCTTATCTTATAAGTGTACTTTATATTGAGTATAGAAgtagaaaagaaaaggaaaatgtaAATTTCAAAAACCATGTCATACAG TGGTTTGAAGTTCTTGATGGATTATTGGGTCCATATTGGAAAGCAATAGGACTGGCTTTCAATTGCACTTTTCTTCTCTTTGGCTCTGTTATACAACTTATAGCTTGCGCAAG TAACATTTACTATATAAATGACAATTTGGACAAGAGGACATGGACATACATATTTGGAGCATGTTGTGCAACAACTGTCTTCATCCCTTCATTCCATAACTATAGAATTTGGTCATTTCTTGGTCTTTTTATGACTACTTACACTGCTTGGTACATGGCTATTGCTGCTTTAACTCATGGCCAG GTTGATGGGGTAGTACATTCTGGTCCAACGAAGTTGGTGTTGTATTTTACCGGAGCTACCAACATCTTGTACACTTTCGGTGGACATGCCGTCACTGT AGAAATTATGCACGCTATGTGGAAACCCCGAAAGTTCAAGTATATTTACCTTCTTGCCACACTCTATGTTTTCACATTGACTCTCCCGTCGTCTGCTGCCGTTTACTGGGCTTTTGGCGATGAGTTGCTCAATCACTCCAACGCCTTCTCCCTCCTCCCAAAGACCCGATGGCGTGATGCAGCTGTTATTCTCATGCTGATTCATCAG TTCATTACATTTGGATTTGCTTGCACGCCATTGTACTTTGTTTGGGAGAAGGTGATAGGGATGCACGACACAAAGAGCATGTGCTTACGTGCACTCGTAAGGCTGCCGGTGGTCATACCCATATGGTTCTTGGCTATAATCTTCCCTTTCTTTGGACCAATCAATTCTGCAGTTGGGGCACTCTTGGTTAGCTTCACAGTGTACATTATCCCTGCTCTTGCCCATATGCTTACCTACAGAACAGCTTCTGCTCGCAAG AATGCTGCCGAGAAGCCTCCTCGTTTTCTTTCAAGTTGGACAGTAATGTATGTGATCAATGCGTTCGTCGTCATATGGGTTCTAGTGGTTGGATTTGGATTTGGTGGATGGGCTAGCATGACCAACTTTATACGTCAAGTTGATACTTTCGGTCTCTTTGCAAAGTGCTACCAATGCAAACCGGCAGTACCACCCCCCCCAAAGCATTGA